The nucleotide sequence TAGGCCATCGTGCTCAGGTGGCCCGCCTTATCTCGCCACGGCACACCCTTCTCCCAGAACCCGGCCATCTGGTAGTAGCCGGGCCCGACTCCGCGGCACGCATACAGGATCGCTGCCTCGAGCCCTTGCCGGAACCGCCCCAGATGGCCCGCCCTTTCCCGCTCCGCGGCGAGCGCCCAGAACGCCCGCATCGACAGACTTCCGGCAACAGCCATGTCAACGCCTCCCCCGCCCGCTAGGCGACATCGCCGGCCGTTCCATGCGTCATGGGGGCGCCCGCCGACCGGGCCTCTCCTCGGGCCACGTCGTCCGTGCTGCAGACTCCATGGCGGCACCATTCGCCTCAAGGGCCCACGCATGGAGTAGCCGCGTCAGCGCTTCAACGACCTCCGGATGCACGGACGCGACGTCGTGCCGGCACTGGGGATCCGACACTAGGTCGTAGAGCTCGTGGCGTGGCCCCGTTCGCAGTGGCAGGCACACGAGCTTCCAGCGGCCGGCGACGACCATGCGATCCCGCGCCTGGTTGACCCGCTCGCGGAACCCGGCCTTCACCGCAAGCGTGCCCGTGGCCGGGTTCGGCACCTCCAGGAGCTCCAGCACGGACGGGTAGTCGAGATGCTCCGGGTGCATGCCGGGGATGCGCGTCAGCCACATCCCCGTCTCGGCGAAGGCCGGAAGATCCAGATCCGCCACGCGGCCCTCGATGCAGGGCAGGAGCGAATGCCCGTCGGCCTCCGGCGGCGCAGCACCAATCATCTCCAACAGCGTTGGGAAAACGTCCACCGAGCGCACCACCGGATCGATCACGCCCCGCCCCCGCCGGCGCGGGTCCACAATCACGAGGGGGATGCGGTTGCTATCCCCGATAATGCTGTTTCCCTGGCCCCAAGTATTGTGCTCGAAGAGGTCCATGCCGTGGTCGCCGTAGAGCACGACAATGGTGTTCTCCGCCAGCCCGCAGGCCTCCAGATACCCCAGCGTGCGTCGCACCTCGTCGTCAAAGCTGCACACCGCGCCGTCGTAAAGGGCGTTGATCTGGTCGAGGTCGAAGGCCTTCTTCGGCTCCGCCTGACTGCGAATGACCTCGAAGGGGTCGGTGAGCCGCCGCATGGCGAACTTGGACTCCCCCCGATAGCCCGGGTTCGAGAAGCGCAGATAGTAAGGATAGTCGCTCGCGAACGGCGGGTGGGTGTGCGAGGTGAAAAGATTGAGCAGGAAGGGTTGCCCCTCCCTTGAAAGCCGCCCGAGCCGCCGCCGCGCCTCCCGGCCGAGCTGTGCGCCGAGCGGCACGCCCGCAAGATAGTAGAGTTCCGGCAACAGCCGCTTGCCCACGCGGTTGTGCAGAAACAGCGAGAGGAACAGCCGGATGTCCTTCGGCCCCTGGCGGATGAGGTACTTGAGATTCCACTGGTCCGCGGGCAGGTCGAGTTCCTGGAAGCCGAGGTCGAACTTGCCGAGGTCACTGCCGCACCAGTCGCTCACCGCCACCGTGCGGTAGCCGAGGCGGGCGAGCTCCCGCGGCAGCGCCGGAACGCCGGTGCAGCGCTCGTCATCCGCCACGTAGTTGAAGCGCACCCCGTGCCGGTGCGGCCAGCAGCCGGTGAAGAGCGAGACGAGGCTCGGCGCCGTGCGCGCGAGCGGCACGTAGCAGCGGCGAAAACTGGTACCGCGCGCGATGACCCCGTCGAGGAAAGGCGTTGTATCCCGCTCGTAGCCATGGGCTCCGATGCGGTCCGGGCGCAGGGTGTCACAGCCGATCATGAGTACGTTCGGACGCTGCGGGTTGCCGGCCGCCGCCGGCACCGGCTGCGGCTCGCGGTCCCGCAGCAGCCAGCCGGCGAGCGCCGCGAGCACCGCCGGCGCCGCGAGAAGTGCCGCCGCCCCCTCCGCACCCGCAGTGGCCAACCGCGCGCAGGCAAACGCCACCAGCACCGCGGCCACAGCCACGCCGCCCCATCGGACGGCCGCGAGCCGCTGGGGCGTGAGCCATTCCCAGACGCCGTAGAGCCGCGCCAGGTTGTAGTTGGAGGAGGCGACGATGAGCCCGGGCGAGTGCAGCAGCATGTGGAGCAGCTGGTAGGCCGTGATGGCGAGCACGGCGGCGAGCGCGGATGTCGTGGCCGCGACAGGCGAGAACGTCGCGCCCAGCAGCACCGTCGCCGATAGATACACATAGCTCCCGGGGAGCGCGAGCAGCGTGGCGAGCGCGAGCGCCCAACAGCCAAGCCGCGCCACCGAGAGCAGCGTGTAGCCGAAGTAGAGCCGCAGCACCTCGTCCCGGATCTGCGGGCCCGTCTGGCTGAAGTCCTTGACGGACTTAAGCAGCACGACCACGGTCACAAGCGCGCCCGCGGCGAATGCCGCGAGCAGCGTCGGCGCCCAGGGCAGTGCCTCAGTCGGCTGCATTAGTGGTCACCCCGCTACCCGCACCGGATCTCCCCCTCTCCAAATGGGTGATCGGCAGCTCACGGCGCATCACGATGCACCGGTTGCCCGGACTCCTGATCCAGCCCCGCCGGAACAGGCTGACGAAACCCCTTCCACTCCCCGAGCGAGGCCGCAAGCCGCACGAGGTGGAAGCGCCGCGCCTGTGGCCGCAGCGCCAGCACGCTCCAAACCAGGTGCTTCGCGATCTTGCGGTACATGTAGCGCGGCACGTGCCCCGGACCGGGCCCCCGCCCGTAGGGCACCATGGAAGCCGAGCGCTGGTACGCCTTGCGCATCAGGTAGCCGAGCGTGAGACGCTCGGCATCCACGTAGTGGTACTGGGTCATAGCCGGCTCGTAGCGCAAACGCACACCCAGTTGCAGCGCGCGAATCACCCAGTCGATGTCCTCCGCACCGCCGAGGTTGTGGCCGATCGGACCGAGATGCTGTCGGAAGGGTCCTACCCGATCGAAGAGCGCGCGGCGGATAGCGAGGTTGCCGCCGCCAGGCACCGCGACATCGCGCGTCACCTCCCGCGGCTCGGGACCGAGGTCGAAGTTCGGCACCGGTAACGGGTAGATGCGGTAAGCACCGCGATCATGCACCCACACGGGCTCGCTGCCGTCCCAGTCCGGGCGAATGCGACCGCAGAGCATGGCCGCGTCGGGGTGCTCCGCGAAGCCGCGCGCCACCGCGCAGAGATACCCTGGATCCACGCGGTGGTCGTCGTCCACGAACGCGACGAGGTCCCCGGTCAGCCGTGGCAGCACGACGTTCAGGGCGTGCGCCTTGCCGGGCACCGGCTCCTCGTACCAAGTCAGCGGCAGCCTGCCCTGCCCGGCATCGTAGCCAGCAAGATACTCGCCCGTGCCATCCGAGCAGGCATTGGCTACCACCACCAGCCGCACAGTTGTATCCGAAGGGCGGTTGGCAGCGTTAAGGCTCTCGATCACCCGGCGCAGCAGCGCCGCGCGATTGTGGGTACAGACGAGGACATCGAGCCGCGTCGCCCCACCTTCACGGTGATTGCCGACTGCGGAGCCAGGTGCGCAATAGCCGCTCACACCGGCCCCGCTGCGCTTCGGCCGATCATGCGCCGGCTTCCACCGCCCTGGCAGCCGGCTCGCCCAGCCACTTCCGCCGGAACGCCTCACGCTCCGCGTCCGTATAGAAGTGGCGGGCGTAACGAGACTCGTACATACGGTCCACATACTCGCGCGGCAGGCGCACGTCCCGGACAAAGTCCCGGTACATGTAGAAGCGCTCGTCCCGCTCGGTGACGTGGGTGTTCACGAGTTCCGGTACCTCGATGCCAAGGAAGTCGCGGAACGCCGCCCGAAAGCAGTCCGCCAGCCGCTCGACCTTGATAACGAGGAGGTCGGCAACCTCGTTGCGCAGCACATCGTAGCCGCTCTCGTCCAGCGGGGGCGCGGCGAACACGTCGATGCCGAATACATCCCGGACCTCCTCGTCGAACCAGCGAAGGGGTTGATCATGGGGAAAGCGCTCCAGGAAGACTCTGCGAATCTCGCCGTGGGAAATCTCGCCGGCCGCGTAGCGCCGGTGAAAGTCGGGCAGGAAGTCATCGATGCTCAGGAAGAACACCGACACATTCCGGGCAATCGGATCACGCACAACGGACACGAGCCGCCAGCGGTGCCGCTCAAGCCGCTGCGCCGCCTCGCGACTCAGCAGCTGGCTCATCCGGACATTGAGCGGGAAGCGCGAAGGCTTGAGGCCACGCCGACGCAGGTGAGCCTCCCGGTGGGCAACGCTGGCGGGGTTCATCCAGTGCGAGTGCAGCACCGGCCCTGGGACGCCGGCTGCGCGCAGCGTGCTCGTCACCGTCATGGAGGCCGCCCGCCCCATCTGGTGCACGATCAGCAGGTCTGATCCCTGCTCGAGATGGGCGCGGACATCCTGCAGCGTTCGCCTGTTCTTGCGCAGCGTCTCGTACTGGTAGAGCCAACGCCGCAGGGAGTGCAGCATACGTTCTCCTTTAATCATCCGCCCGACCAATGGGCCTCTGGATCGAGATCACGGTAGAAGGGGAGGTCGAAACGCGCGACGACCGCGCGCAGCTCTCCGAGCTCCCGCGGGGAGAGCGTCCCCTCCCACTTGTGGATCTCCGAGCGCGGGTTCCTCGGCCTGCCGTAACCCGGGCCAGCCGGCCGATCGGGATCGGTCAGGAAGGCCGTCATCTGATCGCTCCAGGCGAGGCCGAGCAAATCCGCTACGTCCTTGAACCGTGACAGGGGGTGCAGGCAATACCACTCATGCTCGCGTAGAATCCAGCCTTTACGGTGGAAGCGCCACTGCAGGTACGTCACCGCTCCCCAGAATGCCCCGACCTGCTCCCAGTAAGTCCGAGCACCGTTCAGGACATCCTGGAACGGCTCGAGGGGTCCCCTCATCAGGTCCTCCTGCCGGGTGAGCTGCCGCAGTGCATACCGGAACTCCCATCCCCTGGCCTGCCAGCTGAGGGCGAGCGGCACCGGATGCCGGACGGTCTGTATGACGACGATCTCCGGCAGCTGCTGCGCCACCCAGTCCAGCGCGAGTACCAGGTGTACCCATTTGAGGAGCACCGTATGCGAGTGGCTTCGTCCCAGGAGTTCCTTCCAGCCCTGCTCCGCGATGACATAATGATGGGCCAGTTGCCCGGCAAAAGCGGCCTCGAGATGCTTCGCAAGCCCGCCATCGTGCGCCGAGCGGCTCAGGTACCGGTACCGGTAGCGGGCATCCAGCAGGTGGTCTGGCTCAAAGTAATAGGACACCCCTGGCGATAACGATAGCACCCGGGCTATCCACGACGTACCGCTTCTGGGCAGGCCGGAGACGACGATGCGCCGACACCCTGCCGGCACGGGAGGCAGCAGCCGAGCCGCCATCGAGCGGAGCGGTCGGCGCAGCGTTCTTTCATAGCTGATCGAGCGCACCCCAGTCTCGCTTGTTCTGGTTCCGGATGATCATGAGCTGCCGCGTTCCGCACCCCGGCTCGGGTAGCGCCGGTAGCGACGGTGGAGCCCGAGAATCGTACCCAGCGCGTACGAGCCGTTCATCGCCTGCCGCACCGTATTGACGTCCCGGCGTACTGCCATGGCGAGGACGCGAAGCCAGTGCCCCGCCGCCTGGCGGATCAAGAACGGCGGCACTCCAAGAAACGCTCTCTCATATTCCGGGCTTCGATATTCGCCGAACTTTCGCCCCGCGGCGAAATGCAGCCGCAGGAAGTAGCTTCTGGAGATCTTATCTAGCTCCACGTAATGGCATACTTCCATATCCGGCCGGTAACGGATGGCCGCCCCCCTTCCCACTAGCTCGCGAAACATGATTGCGTCCGAACCACCGCCGACCCCAGCACCGCGGCGGTTGTAGCGCACATCGAATCGCAGATTTTCGTCCTCTGCGAAAATTGCAGTGCGATAGCCGATATTCCCGCTCCACAACGGCGTATCGAGATCCCGGACCCATAGGGCGCCATCGCCATGATCCAGAGCCCCCAGGAACCCCATCATATCCTCGGTCAACCAGCGAGGACGGCGGCCGTCGGGGAGTACGACGCGGATGCGCCCGCCGACACACTCCGCCCCCTCCCGGCCCAGGGCGTCGGCCGCGGCGCTCAGCAGACCGGGCGCAGGCAGCTCGTCATCATCGATGAAGAGTAGGAACTCGGTACCCGCACGCAACGATTCGGCGATCGCCCGGTTGCGTGCGAAGGGGATGCCCTGCCGGGCCTCCCGGACGTAGCGCAGCGGCGCCCCGTCCCGCCGCGCGAGGTCCTGCAGCAGATGTGGCGTCTCGTCGGAGCTGTTGTTGTCGACAGCCAGAATCTCGAAGGGGACGGGGCACTGCTGCCGGCGCAGCGCGTCCACGAGCCCGGGGAGCTGGCTCGCCCGGTTATAGGTGCAGAACGCGACACTGAGCGTCGGGGTCATTGCGAACGCCCCCTGTCCCTCAGGTTCAGTAGCGCCCCGTGCATCCGGCGAGGCAGCAGGCTGGGGATCATATAGACCCAGTCGCGCGGGCGGCCGTAGCCGTGTCGCATCACCGCTCGGAACAGGGCCCGCGCGGAATCCAGATCGCGCGCCCAGTAGGATCGGTAGCCCCGCAGCAGCAGCTCCCCGACAAGCAGCTCGCGCACCCGCCCGGGCCCGATCTGCTCGGCCACCTCCGGGTGCGCCTCGATGAACTTCCGCTGCGCCGTCCAGTGGCTCATGGCGACACGCAGCCTGTTCTTGGTGACCTGATCGCCGCCATGGTGGTAATAGTACGCTAGCACCTTCGGGACCCGCACGATCGGCCCTTGAGTGGCGACGCGCAGCCACAGATCATAGTCCACGGAAGCGCGAAGCGTCTCATCGAAGCCCCCGGCACGATCGATGCACTCCGCGCGCGTAAGTGCAGCGTGGATCGGCCAGCGGCAGCCGCCGAGCAGCACCTCCGCCTTCGAAGGGGACTCGTACTCCGGCGGGACGAATGGCTCACCCCGCCCCCCGACGACACCGAGGTTCTGCCAGCCGCAGTAGGCCAGCACCGCCTCGTGGTTTCGGTCCAGGGCAGCGACCATGGTGGCGAGGAAGTCCTCGTGCCAGGTATCGTCGGCATCGAGAAATGCGATGTACCTGCCGCATGCTTCAAGCAAGCCGTGATTCCTTGCGGCAGAGGGTCCCGCGTTCTCCTGCTCGATCAGGCGCAGCCGCGAGCAGTCCAGGCGCCGTACCGCATCCGCCGAGCCGTCGACGGATCCGTCGTCCACGACGATCAGCTCCCAGTCGTGGTAGGACTGCTCCATCACGCTCCGCACGCTCGCACCGATCCGCTCCACCGCGTTGAAGCAGGGCGTGATGACGGAAACGGCGGGGCCACCGCCTTCAGCGCGCATTGCTCGTCCAGCGTCCGATAACACCGATCGCACCCATTCCGCCGGCCCTCACCGGCCCGTGAAGCGGGCGGTCAGGCGGCGGCCGAAGTAGCGTCCGAGCGCCAACCACGAGCCATCCGAGGTGCCCAGTGTCAGCATGCGGGCGAGTTCGCCGCTCCCGACCCCAGGTCCGATCTCCAGCCGCGGCAGCGCCAGCGGTTGGCGCCCGTCCGGGCGGATCCAGCCCGGGCGCACGGTACAGGCCGCTGTGTAGCCCGCCTCGCTCACCGCCGCGACCGCAGCATCGTCGTGGCTCCCGTAAGGGTACGCGAAGCTCGTGACAGGCCGGCTCAGCAGGTTCTCGAGATCCTCGCGCGAGCCGCGCACCTCGGAGCGGAGCTCTTCCGGCGGGAGCGCGGCTAGTCGGAGATGACGCCTGCCGTGCGCGCCCACTTCCATGCCGGCTGCGGCCATCTCGCGCAGCTGTTCAGCAGTCAGCAGTGCCCGCCGTTCCCCCTGATCCTCCAGCCAGTCCGCATGCCCGCCGATCGCGCGGGTAACGACGAACCAAGTGCCCACCATCCCGCGCCGGGACAGCTCCTGAAAGGCGGCATAATTGTCCGCGTAACCGTCGTCGAAGGTGATGAGCACACACGGCCCGCACTGGTCGACTGATCCGTCAAGGTCCGCGACGCGGAGCGTCCGGTAACCCGCCTCCTGCAACAGATCCAGATGTTGCCGGAAGCGCTCGAGCGACACCGACCAGCGCCAGCGCGGAGTCCCCCTCATCCGCTCGACCGCATGGTACATCAGCGCAAGCGGACCGTATCCGGCCCCCTGCCTTCGGAGAAGCGCTGCTGAGACTCTGGGCGCGACCATCTTCTCACCCTATCTCAGTTTGGCCTGGAGCGCGGCAACCGCCCTTAGGCGTCTCCGGACTGGCGGCGAGCCGGGTCGCGAAGGTCAGGGACACTCTCCGCGAGCATTGCTCCGAGCCTTCGCGCCAGCCTGCGACTGAAGGTGGCGGTTAGGTGACTGGCGTCCTGGAAGACGACAACGCCATCGCGGATGACCTCGCAACGCACGCCCGGACACACGAGCTGCCCAGTATCGATCAACGTGGCATCGCCGCGCCGCTCAACCAACTCCGCAGTCAGCCGCTCACTCGCCGCGCGGTCAGCCCGGAAGGCGCAGGTGTCGCCTGGCGTCTCCGAACCGAACCATGTGGCGCGGGAGAGGCATTCCGGGATGTCTCGACCGGGCCGCGGCACCTCATCGAGAACCACGACGTTCAGGCCAGCACCGGCCAGCCGACCGATGGCATTCTCGATTCCACTCTCCCATTCATCGCGTGTCACACGCGCTGGCCCGCGCTCCCGAAGGTAGCCAGAGGCATTACTGAGAATCACCACATCCGGCCTGAGCTCAAGGATGCGCTGAAAAGCCGCCTGTCGCCACGCGGAGCATTCATGGTACGGCCGCTCCAGGTGGGTCGCGAAGGTGTCGACCTCGAACGAAGGACAGCCGGACTTCGTCCAGGAATACAACCGCCAGCCCCGGACGTTGGCAAGGCGCTCTAACGCCGGAAACCAGTGCGCCGCGTGAGAATCCCCGAACAGCACGAACGTTTTCGTCCCTTCCGGCGCGCCGAACAGGCACTGCGGCTGCCGCGTTTCGTGATAGCCGAGGTGGCAACCGTATTCGTAGACAGGCGAGCTGTCTCGACTCGCGTGTGCGTACTGGCGCTGATCCTCGGAAGCGAGCTCGGCGGAGGCGATCCTCTCGACCCCGAAGCAGATGACCCCCACGGCAGCAGTCAGGCACAGGCCCGCAGAGACCGATCTCGAAGCCCGCAGCGGCGCGACTCGCCCCACGCGTATCGGGTTCTCCACTGTGCGGAACGTGACCCACGCCAATCCCAGCGAGAGAAGCGCACAGACCAGTGCCGTCACAGCGTTCAACCCACCGAACAAGGCGGCAGCGTACACGTACACCGGCCAGTGCCAGAGATACCAGGAGTAGGAGAGGTCACCGACCCAGCGGAGTGGCCAAACGCTGAACATCCTTTCGACGAAGCTTCCTCGCCCGATCGCGGGGCTCACCAGGAGAGCAAGCGTGCCGGCGGCGGGCAGCAACGCGGCGGTACCCGGGAAACGGGTATCTTCCCCGAAGCTCACTGCGGCCATCAAAACCGCCGCGAGGCCCGATACGGCGAGTACACTCGCCACATGAGGATGCCGGCCCGACAGCATCGATGCAGCGCAGTACCCCAACGCCCCGAGGCCGAACTCCCAAGCACGGGTCCAGGGGCTGAAGAAGCCCCAGGGACCGCTGTACGCCGTAAGGTAGTCGCTCAACGCGAGCGATACGGCGATTGCCGGGAGCATTCCGAGAGCCACCCAGAGCATCCGATGCCGCAGCGGCGCGAAGCGGAATAGGGCGAAGATCAGCAACGGCCAGGCAAGGTAGAACTGCTCTTCGACCGCGAGCGACCAGGTATGCAGAAATGGGTCCGTAGCCGAGGTCTCGTTCAGGTAGTCGGTCGCCTCCAGCGCGAAGCGGAAGTTCCCTACGTACAGAATGGCGGCCAGTGCGGACGTAGCGTGGGATTGCAGCTGGAGCGGCGAGCTGACGAACCAGCCCGCGGCCAGCGTCACGGTGAAGACCAGCAGAGCCGCTGGCAACAGGCGGCGCATGCGTCGGGCATAGAAGCGCACGAAGTCCAATCGGGGATTTGCGAGGGGGTGCCCCCGAAGCTCACGAGCAAGCACGCCACAAATCACATAGCCGGATATGACGAAGAACAGGTCCACGCCGACATAGCCACCTGGCAACCACGGCGTACCCGCGTGGTACGCGACCACGAGCAAGACCGCGAGGGCCCGGAGCCCTTGGATGTCCGGCCGGAACTCGGACCCCCTTGCCGCGTGGCTCGCCTCGCTCACAGCACGGTCCCATCGCCCGGCGAGCTCATAAGGCCGCGCATAGCGCGCGTCACCGAGCCCCGCGCCGCGGGCCTTTCCATAGACGCAACGGCCCGGCGGACACGCTACCCGTGGAGGATGTGGCCAATGGGTCTGCATCCACTTTCATATGACGCGCTTCCAGGGCACGGCCGGCCACCAACTCCGCACGGATCGCTTCGAGATAGCCGTGCCCGTATCGAAGATCAGGCTCGAGGTGATTACCTTCGGCCCACTCGTTCCAAGCCTTGATGAAGACCAACCGCTTTTCCGGATCACGATCAGCTACCCGAGCCACCGCGTCCCGGAAGTGCTGGCGGAAGAGCTCAGGCGTAGAGCCTTGCAGCACGAGCCCGCGCCATCCACTGCGCGGTGTGTTGTCCCAGTTCGGAAGGGCAATCGGGTAGTCATCGAAATCGACCGAACGCTGCCGCAGCAAACTGCCCAGCACGCGCGCGTAGTCATAGATCGAGAGTTTCGCTTCCGCCCCCTTCAGCCATGCTTTGAGCTTCGTCAAAGGATGCCTGCGGGGGATGCGCCCGTTGATGACAGGCAGGGCCTGCATTGCGCAGGCGTCAAGCCCCCGCTCGCGCGGGTCCCAGCGCTCGGACCGGTGCGAGATGCCGACGAGATGCAGCCCCCCAAGCCCCGCCGCGCGGGCCCGATACCGCCAGTAGCTGACCACCCTCTCGAGATCGGGGATGTCATCCGGCTTGTAAATGAGAAACAGCGGCCTGCCATCAACCCGGATGTATCGCGGATCCTCGAAGGCACGCAGGAGGTAGTCAAAGTGCGCCGCGTGGTCGTCCATGCCGGGATACACTTGCTCGATAAGTACTCGGTCCGGCGTGCCCTGCCAGGCGCTGTTCCAGCTGTGGTTCGCCCAGCACAAGCAAAAGGGAAAATCCGGCTTACCCGAGGTGAGCACCTCCTCGAACGGCCGTTCGAGGATCCGCCGGCCACCGAACCAGTAATGGTAGTAGCAGAAGCCCTCGATGCCATAAGCGGCGGCCAGATCCGCCTGCGCCTGGCGGGTTTCGGGCACACGCAGGTCATAGAAGCCCAGATCGGCAGGGATGTGGGGCTGATAGTGCCCACGGAAAAGCGGCTTCGCGCGGGCGACGTTCGTCCACTCGGTAAACCCCTTGCCCCACCAGCGATCGTTCTCCGGTATCGGATGAAACTGCGGGAGATAGAAGGCGATGGCGCGGGCCCGCCTGGCCGCTGCCGATGAGTCCGTCATGCGTCCACCTGTTGTCCGCCGCCCTGCACGGAACGGCCCCGTACCCAGCTCCGCCCCGGGATCAGCACCTCGCCGCCTCTGTAGGCTACGGTTTCCCAGGTAGCCCCATTCCAGGTCAGGTCTCCCCCTGGGGACGTTTCCCACGCCAAGGGGATGTCGTCCTTCGTCACGTTCACCACGATGAGCTCCAGGTCGAATCCGCGGCTCAGATTGATCACACGCAAGCCTTCCGAGGCCGGTGACGGCGTGGGTACCCGCTCGGCGGGCGGGATCGCTTCGGCGTTCACGCCAAGCACCGCCGGTGCGAGCCCGTAGCCCGTGTCATCGCACAGGAGCACCGCCTCGGCGAGCCAGGCGCGATAGCGGGGCTCGGGATCGTCGAGGCAGAGATGCCAGAGCGCCTCCATCCAGAACCCGAGGGAGTGTCCCTTGTTGCGCGAGGCCGCCCAGTACCCCCGCAGATCCGATTCCTGCGTGTAGCGGGCGGCATCTTTGATCACGCGGTTGAGGTCCGCGACCGGGTACAGTCGGGCGTAACGGACAAGATCCCAGAGGTTCACCGTCTGGTAGGGGTCACTCACGCCGCTCAGGGCGATGGCACGGTCCACGAACCCCGTCGGCATGACCAGGCGCGGGAAACGGGTGCGCAACTGGTTCATGCGGGGCATGAGGTACCTCCAGGTGATTCGCTTCAGCGCACGCAAGGGCAGCGGCAGGCGGCGCGCGACCGCCGGGGGCTTCCACGTCAGATCGATGAGCCGGTACGCCAGCCAGTAGACCGCTTCGAGGGGCTGTGCACGGAGCAGCGCCTCCGCTGCGCCACGGGCCGAGCGCAGCCGGCCCGCATAGCGTTCATCCCCCGTCACCCGCGCGTATCGCTCGAGCGCGATGATCGTGTCCAGGTGCGTATTCAGCACCAGCATGTTCGACTCGCTCTTGCCGAGCACACGGCTCGGCCGCCACCGGAACGGGCCGAGCAACATACTCTGCGGCGAGCGCTCGAGGGAGTCGTGCAGGAACCATGTGCCGATGGCCGTCTCATCGGTGAGCCCCGCAATGAACTCGGCCGCCTTCTCTAGCGCGCGGCGGACTACGGGGCACTCGCGCTCCTCCAACGCACCGCAGAGGAGATGCATACCCCCCACATGCAGCCGCGTGTGGCACTCGACCTCCGCCGTCCACTCGCCGTGGTACCAGCCGCCGTCCTCATGCTGCCGTGCGATGATCGAGTAGACGAGCTGCTCTCGGAAGCAGCGGTAAATCCCCTTCCCGGTCGCCGTCTCCAGCCCGCGGCAGATCTGGTACAGAGCGTACGCATCCAGCTCGTCGGGGATGCGCCAATTGTGGGGCCAGGCAAA is from Spiribacter halobius and encodes:
- a CDS encoding acyltransferase family protein, yielding MSEASHAARGSEFRPDIQGLRALAVLLVVAYHAGTPWLPGGYVGVDLFFVISGYVICGVLARELRGHPLANPRLDFVRFYARRMRRLLPAALLVFTVTLAAGWFVSSPLQLQSHATSALAAILYVGNFRFALEATDYLNETSATDPFLHTWSLAVEEQFYLAWPLLIFALFRFAPLRHRMLWVALGMLPAIAVSLALSDYLTAYSGPWGFFSPWTRAWEFGLGALGYCAASMLSGRHPHVASVLAVSGLAAVLMAAVSFGEDTRFPGTAALLPAAGTLALLVSPAIGRGSFVERMFSVWPLRWVGDLSYSWYLWHWPVYVYAAALFGGLNAVTALVCALLSLGLAWVTFRTVENPIRVGRVAPLRASRSVSAGLCLTAAVGVICFGVERIASAELASEDQRQYAHASRDSSPVYEYGCHLGYHETRQPQCLFGAPEGTKTFVLFGDSHAAHWFPALERLANVRGWRLYSWTKSGCPSFEVDTFATHLERPYHECSAWRQAAFQRILELRPDVVILSNASGYLRERGPARVTRDEWESGIENAIGRLAGAGLNVVVLDEVPRPGRDIPECLSRATWFGSETPGDTCAFRADRAASERLTAELVERRGDATLIDTGQLVCPGVRCEVIRDGVVVFQDASHLTATFSRRLARRLGAMLAESVPDLRDPARRQSGDA
- a CDS encoding glycosyltransferase WbsX family protein; translation: MTDSSAAARRARAIAFYLPQFHPIPENDRWWGKGFTEWTNVARAKPLFRGHYQPHIPADLGFYDLRVPETRQAQADLAAAYGIEGFCYYHYWFGGRRILERPFEEVLTSGKPDFPFCLCWANHSWNSAWQGTPDRVLIEQVYPGMDDHAAHFDYLLRAFEDPRYIRVDGRPLFLIYKPDDIPDLERVVSYWRYRARAAGLGGLHLVGISHRSERWDPRERGLDACAMQALPVINGRIPRRHPLTKLKAWLKGAEAKLSIYDYARVLGSLLRQRSVDFDDYPIALPNWDNTPRSGWRGLVLQGSTPELFRQHFRDAVARVADRDPEKRLVFIKAWNEWAEGNHLEPDLRYGHGYLEAIRAELVAGRALEARHMKVDADPLATSSTGSVSAGPLRLWKGPRRGAR